The Nerophis ophidion isolate RoL-2023_Sa linkage group LG21, RoL_Noph_v1.0, whole genome shotgun sequence region GTATAACCTACTTAAGAAGTACAACATACTTCAGTACAACATACTTAAGAAGCACAACAAGAAGTACAAAATACTTGAGTACAACACACTTAAGAAGTACAATATACTTAAGTACGACATACTTACAAAGTACAATATACTTAAGATGTACAACATACTTTAGTACAATATATTTAAGAAGTACAACACACATCTTAACTTCATCGGTCTCAgggaaacctggcttaaaccagacgactttttgcgctaaatgaggcatctcctcctaactatacgtatgcacatattgcccgtccccttaaaaggggtggtggtgggggggtgggggtggggggtggggggggtcacactaatatacaaccaaaactttaaccttagtcctaacataaataatgaatataaatcgtttgagggcttcacggtggcagaggggttagtgcgtctgcctcacaatacaaaggtcctgcagtcctgggttcaaatccaggctcgggatctttctgtgtggagtttgcatgtcctccccgtgaatgcgtgggttcccaccgggtactccggcttcctcccacttccaaagacatgcacctggggataggttgattggcaacactaaattggccctagtgtgtgaatgtgagtgtgaatgttgtctgtctatctgtgttggccctgcgatgaggtggcgacttgtccagggtgtaccccgccttccgcccgattgtagctgagataggcgccagcgccccccgcgaccccaaaaatggaataagcggtagaaatggatggatggataaatcgtttgaggtgcttactatgaggtctgtcacaccgctgcttctatacctggctgttatctaccgaccCCCAGGGccatattcggactttatcaatgaattttcagagtttgttgctgatctagtgacgcacgccgataatgtaattttaatgggggactttaatatccatatgaataccccatcggacccaccgtgcgtagcgctccagactataattgatagctgtggtcttacacaaagaataaatgaacccacgcattgcaacggtaatacgttagacctagtgcttgtcaggggtatcaccgtttccaaagttacgatactcccgtatactaaagtaatgtccgatcattaccttataaaattcgaggttcagactcatgttcgtcaaactaataataataataactgctatagcagccgcaacattaatacgaccacaacgacaactcttgctgacctactgccctcggtaatagcaccattcccaaagtatgtgggttctaatgataacctcactaacaactttaacgacgccctgcgcgaaaccattgatagtatagcaccgctgaagttaaaaaaggtttACAGAAgtaactagagctcagaaattattatgtagaaagctggaacgcaaatggtgcacgactgaacttgaggtgcaccatcaagcatggagtgatggtttgataacttataaacgcattcttaccttagctaaagctaaatattactcaaatctcatccaccttaataaaaacgatcctaaatttttgtttagtgcggtagcatcgctaacccaacaagggaccccttccagtagctccacccactcagcagatgactttatgcaattctttagtaagaaaattgaagtcattagaaaggagattaaagacaatgcgtcccagctacaacggggttctattaacacagatacgattgtatatacggcggatactgccctccaaaatagtttctctcctTTTGAGGAAAAAACatcagaagaattgttacaacgtgtaaatggaataaaacaaacaacatgtttatttgacccacttcctgggaaacttactAAGGAGCTCTTTTTATTATTatgtccatcagtgctaaatattataaacttatcactttcctctggcactgttctcctagcattcaaaaaagcggttattcatcccttccttaaaagacctaacctcgatcctgacctcatgataaattaccgaccagtgtctcaccttccctttatttcaaaaatcctcgaaaaaattgttgcagagcagctaaataaaCACTTAGcctctaacaatctatgtgaaacatttcaatccggtttcagggcaaatcactctacagagacagccctcgcaaaaatgactaatgatctattgctaacgatggattctgatgcgtcatctatgttgctgctcctcgatcttagcgctgctttcgataccgtcgatcataatattttattagagcgtatcaaaacacgaattggtatgtcagacttagccctgtcttggtttaactcttatcttactgacaggatgcagtgcgtctcccataacaatgggacctcggactatgttaaggtaacgtgtggagttccccagggttcggtccttggccatgcactctttagcatctacatgctgccgctaggtgacatcatacgcaaatacggtgttagctttcactgttatgctgatgacacccaactctacatgcccctaaagctgaccaacacgccggattgtagtcagctggaggcgtgtcttaatgaatttaaacaatggatgtccgctaactttttgcaactcaacgtcaAAAAAACgggaatgctgattatcggtcctgctagacaccgacctctatttaataatacaactttaacatttgacaaccaaacaattaaacaaggcggctcgttaaagaatctgggtattatctccgACCAAACTCACTccttttgagtcacacatcaaaagcgttattaaaacggccttctttcatctccgtaatatcgctaaaattcgctccattttgtccactaacgacgctgagatcattatccatgcgtttgttacgtctcgcctcgattactgtaacgtattattttcgggtctccccatgtctagcattagaaGATTACAGTTAgttcaaaatgcggctgctagacttttgacaagaacaagaaagtttgatcacattacgcctatactggctcacctgcactggcttcctgtgcacttaagatgtgactttaaggttttactacttacgtataaaatactgcacggtctagctccagcctatcttcctgattgtattgtaccatatgtcccggcaagaaatctgcgttcaaaggactccggcttgttagtgattgccagagcccaaaaaaagtctgcgggctatagagccttttccgttcgggctccagtactctggaatgccctcccggtaacagtttgagatgctacctcagtagaagcatttaagtgtcaccttaaaactcatttgtatactccagcctttaaatagactccctttttagaccagttgatctgccgtttcttttctttttctcccctgTCCCAcgggaggaggtccggtccggtcgccatggatgaggtgctggctgtcctgagtcgggacccaggatggaccgctcgtacagagcagggacccaggatggactgctcgcctgtatatcggctgggacatctctgcgctgctgatccgcctccgcttgtggtggtttcctgctggttccactgtggacgggactctctctgctgtgttggatccactttggactggactctcacggttgtgttggatccactatggatttaactttcacagtgtcatgttagacccgctcgacttcCATTcctttcggttcccctagggaggggggttggggggagggtcctctacaaggtttctcatagtcatcattgtcaccgacgtcccactgggtgtgagttttccttgcccttatgtgggctctaccaaggatgtcgttgtggtttgtgttgtggtttgtacagccctttgagacactagtgatttagggctatataaataatcattgattgattgatatttaagaAGTAAAAGGACAACATACCTAAGAAGTACAATATACTTAAGTACAGTATTTTTAAGGGGTACACCATAATTATATACAACATACTTAAGACGTACAACATAATTAAGTGCAACATATTTAAAAATCACAACAAGAAATACAACATACTTGAGCACAACATTCTTATGAAATACAACGGACTTAAGAAGTACAATTTACTTAAGTACGACATAATTAAGTAGTACACACTTAGGGAGCACAACAAGAAATACAACATACCTGAGTACAACATTCTTACAAAATACAACAAACTTAAGAAGTACAATATACTTAAGTACGACATACTTAAAAAGAACAACACACTTACGTACAACATCCTCAAGAAGAAAAACATACTTAAGTACAACATACTTAAGCAGCACAACATACAAATGAAGTACATCATCTTCAACATGTACAACATACTTAAGAAGTACAACATACTTAAGAGACTTTAGAAGAACAACATATTTAAGAAGTACAAGATACTTAAGTACAACATTGTAGAGAGACGGAGACGACGAGCCGACGGCAGGATAGGACAGacagcggtcctacccgagatggcggccaggaggcggagcatgcagcggagcagaaaggCGGGGCGCACTTGGAGtgacgctgcagcaatccgagtcaggtgcgtaaacaacACACTTGCTGATTGTTTTGTCTAGTGCTTTTGTGGAAGtgcctttgtttttattttgttttattgtataataaatgattattcctacctttacgctgtgtccatcttcgctgcacccacgggagaacgcaaaccacgccacgatgccagcaaagcgtcacacacttcttcaaaagactccttttgaacactcctcgcacattaacacttcaaaaggcaaacaactgtcccgttttttgacctgcaaagtatgtttttgaggtggaggagtctgctcgggtgctggttagcttgaagcgAACAGGTAGCGGTCTCCATCCTCGAACGATGTGGATCCAGCGGGAGGTAAAAGTGAaatttccatggactcacaaatactaaaataactcatttactggagttaaaaatgttaactttacactcaccttagtgtttaccaagaagtctatttcTTCTTCCCGGCAAAACtggaaccaacacttcctgtcaatagcgtcacttccctaacttccccggaagtcccgccccccatccaaagccattggctaacacctcgtagccagccgctacaatatttacagctagaattcaccaactccagtatttcatatatatatatatatatatatatatatatatatatatatatatatatatatatatacggtaacttaaccctggacctacattgaaaatacacgcaaccctaattcaatcCCGGACAtttgacacatttaaaaaaaaacgcccggacaccccggacaccaatgcaaaagaggacatgtccggggaaaagaggacgtatggtcagcctacctAAGCAGCACAACATACAAAATAAGTACCTTTAAGAGGTACAACATACTTAAGAAGTACAAAATACTTTTAGGAGGTAGGTATAACAAACTGTAGAAGAACAACATACTTAAGAAGTACAACATACTTAAGAAGTACAACAAACTTAAGAAGTACAACAAACTTAAGAAGTGCAACATTCTTAAAAAGTACAACATGGAAGTGACCACCCTTCTGTTGACATACTCACATTGCAATAATTCATCATATATCTCCTAAACATGAGATATTTCTGCTAtaattactgtgtgtgtgtgtgtgtgtgtgtgtgtgtgtttgtgtgcgtgtgagtgtgtgtgtttgtgttcctgCCAGCTCTCCACGCCCTCTCTCTGCAGTGTAGGGCAGGGTGTGTCTCCTCTGGCCAATGTGTTTCGGGGAGGGGGAGCAAATTTTAAATATTTGGAAGCCTTACAAATTCTGCCTGGCAACAAGTGACCATGCATGTGACGTGACTGCAAACCCAAGACACCACTTTGTTTTTGTAGCTTTTTACAACGCCTCGTTATTTGGGCCCGTTAGAATGCTAGGTCGCAATCGTTGTAACCGGCAAAAGCCAACTTAGTAGTTAGAGACCCCAATTGCTAGCTGGCGATTAGCATTCTTGTGGCCTGCTAGTAATTAGTGGACtgagttgccagctggcgatttgCAAGCTAGTGGCCAGCTCTTGTAATCAGTACTgctagtttccagctagcaattagcagccCTAGTTGCCAGCCAGCTATTAGCCGCGCCGTACTGTAGTATTTCAATAACTTGTCATTGCACAGTAACAAGGTACATTTAGGGCAGTTTTAATCAAAACCAGAATTTTCTACAGGGTAAATTAGTAGGGGTCCCCACTAtgtctctccatcagtttggggtTCCTTGGCCTGGCAAAAGTTaaagacccctgatatagactatATAAAACATCAATAGCAgaggctaacgtccctccacagtgctaAGTCGGTAATACTTAAATAAGTGcactatcactggaggacgaggtaTAGCCAAACATTCTGCACTACACTACAAAAGGCTATGCTAACCGCTAAGATAGAACTCAGATGTGGACAGATCGGTACACAGATCAACAGaaacgataccaagtatagtatcgGTCTATGGTTGATTTTACGGCAATAAcgattaatcgattaaatcgaATAATCGCGCCAATGATTGATACGACAGTGTTTAAATCACAAAATctcattttgttattgtttacaaaagtcatttgtttttggaaacaggaGAACTTTAGGTGAAAAAACCCTAAATTATTTAAACCAGAGTTGACAGCAGGaacattatttaaatatttaactaTATACTGTCATCATATGTTTTTATCTGGTTGTAGACTGCGAAAACAACATTTTAAGAAAGTAATttagttttatttcattttaagcaACCATCGCTTATTTTTTACGACAAAGAAAATATATAATATTGAGCCATTTTTAATGGGGGAAAATAGTGAATAatgtgggcggtatagctcggttggtagagcggccgtgccggcaacttgtgggttgcaagttcgatccccgcttccgccatcctagtcactgccgttgtgcccttgggcaagacactttaactacctgctcccagtgccacccacactggtttaaatgcaacaattagatattgggtttcactatgtaaagcgctttgagtcactagagaaaaagcgctatacaaatataattcacttcactactgttaAGACAGTATGTCTAGctcattcttatatatatatatatatatatatatatatatatatatgtatgtatatatatatacatacatatatatatatatatgaattcagTTTAAGATCAatttaatcagattttttttgaaaaaaggaaaaaaaataagatttttttcgCTCTAAGTGTtttgtttaaatgtattttcttAATCTGGTTTTGAATATTCTTCAACTACATAGTAAGACTATATGTCTTAAATTAAGAAAATAACTGGTTAAGTAACTTTATAAAATTAATAGACTCATATAGAGAAAATGTGTCTGCAATATTTATTTTAAGGAAAACTACACAAATTAAAACTCAGGCCGCAAGATTAAGAGCATAGATCTTTTTAATAAATAGATAAGAATAATCTTAATGCTAAAGTATGTAAtattatttgtgtttaaatctaTCCATCTTATGACTTATAAGAAAATGTGGCTTAAACATACCTTGTAATGACTATAATTGACTTAAATCTAGCTATGTAATGAAAACGACTTGCTTTAACTTACACCTGAATTCCTATTTTAGAAATCATTATATGCGCAAGAATTTTTTTTTCGACTTTTAAAAATTCCAGCCAAGCACATTTTACTTCCTCCGTTGGGCAtttttagttgttgttgttgcttgAGCTTGTTTTTAAGTATTGCTATTTTCCTGATTACATATGTGATGCTGTATATTTTtgaaattatattattatttacatagCAAATAATATGCAttgatatgaatatatatatatactgtatatatatatatacatactgtatatgtgtgtatacagatatatacgtatgcatatagagtatgtatacatatgtataaatatatatacacacacacaaatatatatatatacacacatacacatatatatatatttactgtatatatatttatatatatgtacatatatacatacacatatactatatatatatatattctatatatatatatatatatatatatatatatatttatatatatatatatatatatatatatatatatatatatatatatatatgtatagtagaAATGAGTTCTCCTTACGTACCAGTTGGTGCCGCATTCCTTCGTACTTGTAAAAACAACTAAAGCATTGAAGGAGGACCGATGTTGTTCTTTATCCTTCAGGCTGAACTGAACAGAAAGCCTGTGTTGAGGAAATGTGGCAGCTAAAATTCCACCATAGAAAGAAAGAGACGGACAGAAGAAGACATCTTGTCAAAGGTTTGTTTATACATGCACAAAGACACTCTTCATTGTTTGCCCTTCTTCTGGTGCAGCACATAGCACTTCTCGCAGGCCAAAGAGATCCCAGCCACCAGAGGGAGAAACTCTTCAAAGTCCAACTTTTCGTCCTTGTTGTGGTCCAGGTCCTGGAGGATGCAGTCCACCGTTTTGGGGTTCTTCTGAGTCTGCAGAGAAAAACATTTCCATCCCAATTAATGCAACTAGAAAAACTAAACGTTTTAAATTGAATATTTTTAACAGTTATACAAATGTGACGATTCAAACTGAATACCAATTAGATGGAGTGCTACCGGTTCGCCCTCGCCCATTAACACATTATAATAGGACTGCCTTGCTTTTCATTAAAAGACCATACAGTAGATGGCGTCGTAACGCTGCTTCTTAACTCACCTGGtatgccagagaataagaagacgcaGCAAGAGAGATCAGTTGTATCACAATGAGTATTCACACACCTCTCATGTCATGATTAGTTTctggtattttgttttatttcctgtccagtgctcttattgTTGTTTCTGTTTGCTGTATACCTGCTAttgatattatttattttgtctgggctatacatatatgtgtgtttgtgtgcacgtatacagtatacagtatgtatgtatgtatgtatgtatatatccattcatccatctattttctaccgcttgtcccgttcggggtcgcggggagtcgctggagcctatctcagctgcattcgggcggaaggcggcgtacaccctggacaagtcgccatctcatcacagggccaacacagatagacagacaacattcacacacacattcacacagtagggaccatttagtgttgccaatcaacctatccccaggtgcatgtctttggaggtgggaggaagccggagtacccggaggtatgtatatatgtatatatatgtatatatatatatatatatatatatatatatatatatatatatatatatatatatatatatatatatatatatatatatatatatatatatatatatatatatatatatatatatatatatatatatatatatatatatatatatatatatatatacacacacacagggcttcacggtggcagaggggttagtgcgtctgcctcacaatacgaaggtcctgcagtcctgggttcaaatccaggctcgggatctttctgtgtggagtttgcatgtcctccccgtgaatgcgtgggttccctccgggtactccagcttcctcccacttccaaagacataagttgattggcaacactaaattggccctagtgtgtgaatgtgagtgtgaatgttgtctgtctatctgtgttggccctgcgatgaggtggcgacttgtccagggtgtaccccgccttccgctcgattgtagctgagataggcgccagcgccccccgcgaccccgaaagggaataagcggtagaaaatggatggatggaaggacacacacacacacatatatatatatatatatatatatatatatatatatatatatatatatatatagtatatatatatatatacacatatatatatatatatgcactatatatatatatacatatatatgtatatacatacatatatatatatatacatatactgtatatatacatacatatatttatatatatgtgtgtaaatatgtatatatatatatatatatatatacatacatatatttatatatatgtgtgtaaatatgtatatatatatatatatatatgcatattatcacatgcacatatatttttttaagaatcgATTTTTGCATTGAAACATAAATAACTATTGTTGctgttatgatgatgatgatttttattattaatattgatactgttgctttttaacaattattttaatAAGTATTTTTGgcgtgtcttctcaattgctttgtACATTTCCTTTCAGCGTATTGTAAAGCCAGGATTGGTTTGGAGTTGGGATTCCTCTATTTTCTTTTATTCTGAGAATTTTGtctataaaaatgttaaaatacattttaaaatgtatattttttaggcCAACACTGCGCCTATAAGATGTCTGTCAGTGGCAAACAAGAGTAAGTGTTATCTTTAACCTGttttaaaaaggtatttttttattattacaagaATCGTGTTGAGATGAGAATCAAGTCTGAGTCGAATCATCACCCAAGACTCCAACCACTAATAACTATGATTAGAACTGCAAATTAGCTTTCTTAGTTGGTTTTCTTGAAATTTCAGTCAATTGTGTTAGAATGTTTAAGTTATTTTGACTGGTTAATGAACATGAACATGCATAATGGGATTGGGAAGTCGCAGCATTTTATTTTTCGCAAAGAAACATTGACTTTAAAAACCAAGGCTGGGTCTGACTGGAGCCGGGACCGCCGCGAGAAGTCAATCGGACGTGCTTTTATGTCTACGAAACATGCGAAAAAGTGACTATATTTGTCGCTAGTAGTGTTTGAGAAACAAAAAGTCGCTGAGAGAAATTGGACAGTCGGCAGATTTAGCCAGCAAGTCGCCGAGTCGGCAACGGCGGGACGTAAAGAGAGACGCATCTGACCTTGAGGAAGGTGGGCAACTCGGTCTCCATCAGTTTTTTCAGTTCTTTTTTGCTCAGCGTCTTGCCATCGCCGTCATCTTTGGCGTAGCGATGGAAGATGGAGATGAGGGACTCCATGCATTTCTCCAGGTCAGTCATTGCTGCAGGTTTGGACgtgcttaaaaaacaaaacaaacaaagatcaTCAACTGATGTACTATTTAGGAAACTTAATATGGACTATGTACTTTAGAGGAGTCAATGTACAGCTtgcttttatttattgaattgcAAGTCCCACATCTGCCCCTGGGGAAGAGTTATAAAGGAATCAAGACGCCTTAAGAGAAGACTCAAACTACGTCACGCCGGAGCATTTTTAGCCTTAAGACCCAAATGTTCGTTTTTGTGTGTCTTAATTTTGTTTTCATCCACTATCTCTAACAATAGTATGACCCAGTTTTCGTTCACTTTGAAACATTGAAACAAATCAAACCACGCGTTGATGACATGGTCTCTTGTCTTTTTCTTGTGAACGACAACAAAATAACCCAGCATGGGGCCAAAGGGAAGTTGCGAGTGCCATCagtttgataaagaaggtgagaaacactatgtAATAAAGCACTGCTTTGCAATTATTTTGTTACGCCTCCCCACCCCCCAGGAAGAAGAACATTTTATGCACCCTCCTTACcttaaatagtatcatttgtcttaaaaattgttgtaagtacacctctgcacaaCAGTGTAAccttattaaaaaaaaggaaactaaaaagaataaaacattgatcaatttaaaataaagaatattttttataaataattattttagtCTGCAACAGAAACTATTTAAAGTGCATCATCTTAactgaagtaaaaaaaacaacaactttatgtcaacatttttataatttaaataaggatatatacatttttttttcaggcaaatcgatgcattttaaatattttctgttatgtGTTTATAAGTTGATCTGTATTTCTGTTTTTTCTTTACTTTAttgttaataaggatacaatgttatgcagaggtgtacttataacaattttatagacaataCTACTATTTATTGGCAGGGCAGAGAGAGGGGGAAccctcaaaaaatgtttttttttcctatagGGGTGTAACAGGAAATAAATGACAACTACATTacacaggggtgtccaacatTTTCCACCGAGGTCCACATAACAAAAATTCTAAGTATGTGGGGGACTTGTGATATTTTCTGTTGTAAAAAAGAAAGGTGAACAGTGACATTACATaaatttaaagacaaaacttagTGGTTACATGTGACAAAGTGTATGATAATTTCTCATTACAGGGGTATCCAATGTGCCGCCAGGGGCCATTTGTGGGCCCCAGCTCGAGTTTTGTTGGGCCGCAACATATtgtaaggaaaaaaacaacagcaaacatgTAACAAAAAAAGCAAACAGACATAaagtaatgacaaaaagctgaaatgttgatactaataactATTAATAACACAATCTGCCACATATAACATAAAGgttttttaccaaaataaaaatatcaaaatgtcccccAGACACTTTGACTTTTCAAAGTTTGTATcacattttcagcttttttgtcatTACATCACATCTTTTTGctcattttttcaaaatttttactGATGTTTTTCTCCCCTCgacattatttttaatatattaggttttgagatatatatatatatatatatatatatatatatatatatatatatatatatatatatatatat contains the following coding sequences:
- the s100a10b gene encoding protein S100-A10b, translated to MTDLEKCMESLISIFHRYAKDDGDGKTLSKKELKKLMETELPTFLKTQKNPKTVDCILQDLDHNKDEKLDFEEFLPLVAGISLACEKCYVLHQKKGKQ